In Candidatus Coatesbacteria bacterium, the genomic stretch CTCCGGCGACGCCGGGAGTGGGGAAGACTCAGACTCGTCCAGTATACCGGAATCGGGACGCTTCCAACAAGGGTGCGGGGCGAACCCGCAAGACGGGCCCGGAAAACCGCCCGCCGTTCCGCCGGCTCTGCAGCCGGCGCCCGCCCCGGAACCGGCACGGTTTTTGCGGAGGCGGACCGTTATCGTCGGCCGTAACGGTCGCCGAGATGCAAAAACCGTGCCGGTTCCGGGGCGCGGTGTTCTTGGAGCGCCGCAGGTGCAGCAGGCGGTTTTCCGGGCCCGAACCGCCGACACCGGGTTACGGCGGAGCTGATCCCGAGTTCCGACCGGCGGAAAGACACAGCTTTTTCTGTAAACCTTATGGTCTGATATATCAAAGGAATACGGATGTCTGGTCTCAACAGAAGACCTGCGCTGCATGAAATGCTGCGTAACTGCGCCGATTGGCGGTCCTTGTCAGGCGACTTGCTCTGTGAATGCCCACCAGTACAGGGTTGGCACGGTCCTTGCAGTATAGTGACTCCGGAAGGAGAGAAACCATGCTGCTATTACTGATCATCCTCGCTCCCCTGCTCGCCGGACTGGTGATCCTGGTCCTGCGGCGTCACCACACCAGACCCAAGCTGCTCTGTCCGGCCTGCGGCGGCGCGGTCGAAGTGGACTTCCAGGTCTGCCCCCACTGCGGTACCGCGTTGCAATGTAGCTGTCCGGGCTGCGGCGCGGCCGTCCGCGCCCTCTGGCGGGCCTGCCCCCGCTGCGGCACCGTGTTGAAGGAGGTCCGCGATGAAGACTAAGCGGTTGATTTCGCTTATCGCCGGTGTGCTCTGTCTGGGATTGGTGGTGACGGGATTCGTCCTGCTGGGCCAAGGCTTCCGGACAGCGACCGCACCCCCGGCACCGGAGTTTCAGCGCCGGCCTCCGCCGGCCCATAACGCCCACCCGGGTGGTCCGCTCAATCCTGACGGGCAGCCCCGGCGCTTCGAGCGTGAGATCCTCCAGCGCCTGGAGCCCGACGAACGCCGACGGGCGATCCGCTTCTGGCACGGCTTGTCGCCGCAGGAGCGCCGCGCCCTGTACGACGAAGTGATCGAGCTGGAGGACGAGGCCCGGTTGGAGCGGGTGCGGGAGCTGATCGCTGACGTTCCTGCCGGCCCGCCGCCCATGCTGTGGCCCCTGTTGCTGATCGTCATCGGCAGCGCCGGCGGCGCCGTGGTCCTTTTTCTGCACCTGCTGCGCCGCGAAGGACGACGTAAAACGGCTGTCTGCCCGCACTGCGCTCGGCCCGTCGAGCGGGACTGGAATTTCTGCCCCTATTGCACCAAACGCCTCGGTGCCGGAGAGGAGGATTGATGGGGAACCTCGACCGGCGTAGCAAACTGATCAACCGGGGGACGACGCCGCGTTCCCGGGGAAAGCGAACAACGAACAACGGCGCGATCATCTTCAACCAGCGTTTCTACCACCCCTTGTACCTGGCGTTCAATTGCCAGTCGTACGGCTAGCGCCGACCAACGGCTAAGACAGAAGGAGAACCCATGAAACGGCACCTTACGATCCCCCTGGCGATAGTCCTGGCCCTGCTCGTTCCGACCCTGGCCGTCTCGGCCTGGGGCGGCGGCAACCACCCCGATAACCCCGACCGTGAGCTGCGGCTGCTGCGGGATCTCAGCGATGCCCAGCGCTCCGAGCTGGAGCAATTGCGTGAGGCCCACCGTCGCGCGGCGGAACCTCTCCACGACGAACTGCGCGCACTCTGCGCCGCCGGTGAGCGCAACTCCGAGCGGGCCCGCGAAGTCCGCGACCGATTGGAAGAACTGGTCCGCGTCCACCTGTCCCGGGCCGGCGGCGTTCTGAGCACCGAGCAGTTGAACGAACTGGCCGAGCTGGATCCCGATCATCCCCTGGTCACCGGCGAGCCGCGCCACGACATCGGCGACGGCGGACGTCAGCCCGGTCAGGGGCCCGGTCATTCCAGGCGGGGAGCCGGCAGCGGCCGGGACCGTTAACCAAGCAACCGGGGCGGTTCGCCGCCGGCGGATCGTCCCCAACCCATCCCGATGATGAAACCGATCCTGCCGATAGCATTGCTGAACCTGTTGATCATCGTGCTCCGCCTACTAACCTGACCAGGAACCAACTGATCCGTAACGAGCTTAGACTCCGCGGATCGCTGTAACAGAGGAGAAAACCATGAAGAGCACCACCCTGAAAGCCCTGACCGTGCTGGCTGTTCTCGCCACGGCCCTGTCCGCCTTTGCCCAGGGTCCCGAACCCGCTCCCCGCGGCGGCGGTCCCGGTGAAGGGCCCCGCGAGGGCGGGCAGCCCTCCCTGGCCTGCATCCCCGACATGACCGCCGAGCAACTGGAGACCATCCAGGAGCTGCGCGACGAGTTCCACGAGGCCAACGAGGACCTGCGCGATCAACTGCGCGAGGCCCGCGAGGAGTTCCGCGAGCTGTTGCGTGACGCCGATCCCGATCTGGGCGCCGTCCGCGCCGCCAAGGATCGCCTCGACGATCTGGAGACCGAGAGGCTGCTCGCCGGGCTCGAGCACCGCGGCGAGGTCCGCGACGTCCTGACCGCCGAGCAACAGGTCTTCTTCGATGAACTGCACCATGGTCGACCCGGCGGCCGTGGCGGTCGTCCCGGTATGGGCGCCGGCGGTCCCGAAGGCCCCGGTCCCGAGGGACGCTGACACACCTTGATCCGGATCGACAAGGAGCTTGCCAGCCTCCGGCGCAATCTTGGAGGTGATACCCACCGATCCGGTACGGGCCCCGCGAGGGGCCCTTTTCTTCATGCCCGGCATCCGGCGAGACCTGGGAAAACAACCCCCGGGCCTTCGCCGATGCTCGAAGCCCCGTACCGCCCGGAACTGGCACGGTTTTTGCATCTCGGCGGCCGTTGAGAGCGATGATAACGGTCCGCCTCCGCAAAAACCGTGCCAGTTCCGGGCCACCGGGCGGCGGCGTTGTGGCGGGTTTTGTTTTCCCAGGTCTCGCCGGGGTGGTGTCCACCGCTCGGTCGGGCCGTTGTAAAAGGAACGGGACGGCGCTTGGGCCGTCCCGTCGTCGGATCGTTTATGCCGCTTGTTAGTGTAAGCTCTCGCTCTCGGACAGCTCTTCGTCCGAGGAGTCGGTCGTCAGTTTGGTGGATTCTTCCAGCACGCCGTGGTCCTCGCGCTCGGAGTCGGGGTGGTAGAAGGCCCACTCGAGTCCGGCGGCGTAGCGGGCGGCCTCGCCCTCGGGTATCTCGTCGGGGGTGACGGGTAGGGCGATGCTTGAGCCGGGGACACGGGGCTTGAGCCTGGTGGGGTACATGATCATGTAGTCGCCCTTGAGCACGGCCTCTTCGGTGATCTCGCGCCAGCGGGCGGCGTTGGTGTCGAGCTTGTCGATGATGTCGGCGCGTTCGAGGATGGTCTCGGCGCCGGTGTGGGTCGGCCGGGCTTGGTGTTCGGCGACGTGGCGGCGCAGCATCTCGGGATGGTCGATGATCATGCAGGGTCGCAGCAGGTTGCCGTCGTAGGGGATCTCGCCGCGGATGGCCTTCATGAAATCGTGCTGCAGGGCCTGGGTCAGCGTCGTCTCGTAGGCGTTGTCGACGGCGAAGTGGGCGAAGACGCAGGGTTCGATGTCGCCGTTGTTGTTGACGTGGAGGTACTGGCGTCCGCCGGCCAGACAGCCGTGGGCGATGTAGCCGTCGTTCCAGAAGTCGGCCAGGAAGATGGGGTACTTGTTGCGCATCCGATAGACGTCGTGGCGCAGTTTGTCGCGCTTTTCCGGTGAGAGGATCAGCTCCAACTCGGGTTCGGCGCCGATGGGGATGTAGTGGAACAGCCAGCCGAACATGCAGCCCTTGTCGATCATGAGCTTGATGAACTCGTCGGAGCCGAAGTATTCGGCGTTCTTTTCGGTAACGGTGCCGGAGAAGCCGAACAGGACGCCCTTGTCGCGCAGCAGCTCCATTCGGGAGATGATCTTGTCGTAGCCGTTGGAGCGCCGGGCGTCGGTGGTTGCCTTGTCGCCCTCGATGGAGATCATCGGCGCGCCGTTACCCAGCTCGGCCAGGCGGTCGGCGTCCTCGTCGGTGATCAGCAGGGAGTTGGTGTAGATGATGAAGAAGCACTTGTCGTACTTCTCGAGGAGGCGGTACATCTCCTCCTTGCGCATGAACGGCTCGCCGCCGGTCAGCACGAAGAGGGTCACGCCCATCTGGTTGTGGGCCTCGCCGATGAGCCGGTCGAGGACCTCGTAGTCCAGGTCATCGGACTTCTTGGAGTACTTGGCGGCCCAGCAGCCGTAGCAGTGCAGGTTACAGCGGGCCGTGATCGACAGGACGAGGAGCTCCAGGGGTTTGAAGCCGTTCTCCTCCTGCCACTGCTTCTTGCGTTCCTCGAAGACGAAGGGGTTCATGAAAAAGTTCTCGATCAGCGCCCGGCGGGGTTTTTCCGCCAACTGGGTTACGGAGCGTTCCATGAAGTCCAGGAACACATGCTCGTTCTTGAACAGCCAGCGCATATCGCGGGCGCGTTCGCGGTCCACATCGTGGACGCTCACCTTCTCGAACAGCTCGGCCAGCTTGATGAAGGTTCCCTTGGGGTCGCGGGCCAGCTTACGGGAGATGTTGCGCGCGGCGATGTGGGCCCCGGTGGATTTGATGCTCTCCCATACGGGGCTCATCTTTCATCCTCCTCATGGCATACGTGCGGAGTAGTCTGCTGCATAATGCGTAGCACGACCAGCCCCGAAATCGATGTGCTATAATCGATTCCGACGGCCGTTGTCAATCGTGGGTGGCTGGAGGGGCTTTGAGGCGGGAGGAGGGAGACGCTTCTCGGAGGGGGGCGGTTTGAGGCGGAGGTTGGCTTATCGGGCTAAGCCCGCATTATTCGATTATACGCAACCGTCCATCTGGAACCGTCCATCTGGAACCGTCCATCTGGAACCGTTCATCTGGGACCGTTCATCTGGGACCGTTCATCTGGAACCGTCCATTCGCAACCGTTGATCAGCAACCGTTGACCCGGTCGTTTGCTGCGGGAGGTGAGTCAGGGGATGAATAGGCAGTATCAAGTTTTATCTGCACTCAACTCCGCGGCCGCTGGGTTTCCCTTCGTTCAAGTCCTTTCGGCCCGCTCCTGTGTTGTGCGATAACCTCCCGAAGTAATCGTGTTTGTTGCCCTGGCGGGTGTTCTCGCCCGGTTCCCGAAACCGCCGCATCGTGCAGGATTAACGCTGGGTTATGGATGATGGGTCCTTTGATACAGCGGTGCTCCGGGTTGGCCTCAGGCGACCGGCCGGGTTCTTATCCGACGAGCGTCCGCCGGGACAGCCGGCAATCAACGGGTCTCCGTTCCGCGCGGTTAGGACTTAGCGGTTAAGACTTACAGCTTGCCCTCGGCAACCGGCTTGTCGGAGTGGACTCTGTCCCGCGCAGTATAAGACTTACAGGCTTAGTCGGATAATACGTTTGTGACGCCGCCCCACCTAAACTCTTAGTGTAAGAGTAGCAGGTCTCTGGGGGTATAGTCAATATGAATAGGCCATTTTTTCATCTCAATTGCTTCAAGCCGCTCATTTGTACGCTTTGACAGAATTCAGCCGGGTGTTGTTGAGATACTACGTCGCAGACGCCCCGTCTGCAGTGCTGAGGCAACGCTGAAGCCCCGGAACGGGGAACGGGAATGGAAACGGGAACGGGAGAAGATGAGACCGACTCTGATCGACACCCACTGTCATCTGGACGACCCCCGCTACGACGGCGTCGTCGAGGCGCTGCTGGCCCGGGCGCGTAACGCCGGCGTCCAGCGCCTGGTCAGCATCGGCATCGACCTGGCCACCAGCCGCCAGGCCGTTGCGCTGGCCGAAGAACACCCGCGGCTGGTCTCGGCGGCCGTGGGGTTGATGCCCCACGAGGCGCGGGACTATGACGTCGACTACGGTGACGCCCTGGAGGCCCTGGCCGGGCGTCCCGGTGTCGTCGCCTGGGGCGAGATCGGCCTGGACTACCACCACGAGCGCTCGCCCCGGGATATCCAGCGCCGGGTGTTCCTCGACCAGTTGCGCCGGGCCCGGCGTTTGGGCCTGCCCGTGGTCGTCCACAGCCGGGAGGCCGCCGACGACACCCTCGAGGTTCTCGCCGAGGCCGCCGACTACCCGGTGTTGCGTGACCAGCCCTACGGCGTGCTGCACTGCTTCTCCGGCGCCGAACGCCACGCCCGCCGGGCCTTTGAGCTGGGTTACCACGTCGGGATCGCCGGGCCGGTGACCTTCACCAACGCCCGGGACTTCCAGCGTCTGGTGGCCCGGCTGCCCCTGGAGCAGTTAGTGGTGGAGACCGACGCGCCCTATTTATCTCCCCATCCGTTTCGGGGCAAGTGCAACGAGCCCGCCCGGGTCGCCCTGGTGCTGGCCAAGGTCGCCGAGCTGCACGACGTCGACTACGCCACGGCGGCGCGGACCACCACGGACAACGCCCGTCGCCTGTTCCGCCTGCCTTCGGCGGCGGCCGATCCGGGCGACTTCTGCTACCGTCTCGGTTCCCGGATCTATCTCAACGTCACCAATCGCTGCAACAACGACTGCTCCTTCTGCATCCGCCGCCGTCGGCTGGGCCTGGCGGGCTACCAGCTTTGGCTCAATCGCGAGCCGACGACGGCTGAGCTGCTGGATTGCGCCGCGGCCGAG encodes the following:
- a CDS encoding periplasmic heavy metal sensor — protein: MKSTTLKALTVLAVLATALSAFAQGPEPAPRGGGPGEGPREGGQPSLACIPDMTAEQLETIQELRDEFHEANEDLRDQLREAREEFRELLRDADPDLGAVRAAKDRLDDLETERLLAGLEHRGEVRDVLTAEQQVFFDELHHGRPGGRGGRPGMGAGGPEGPGPEGR
- a CDS encoding radical SAM protein, yielding MSPVWESIKSTGAHIAARNISRKLARDPKGTFIKLAELFEKVSVHDVDRERARDMRWLFKNEHVFLDFMERSVTQLAEKPRRALIENFFMNPFVFEERKKQWQEENGFKPLELLVLSITARCNLHCYGCWAAKYSKKSDDLDYEVLDRLIGEAHNQMGVTLFVLTGGEPFMRKEEMYRLLEKYDKCFFIIYTNSLLITDEDADRLAELGNGAPMISIEGDKATTDARRSNGYDKIISRMELLRDKGVLFGFSGTVTEKNAEYFGSDEFIKLMIDKGCMFGWLFHYIPIGAEPELELILSPEKRDKLRHDVYRMRNKYPIFLADFWNDGYIAHGCLAGGRQYLHVNNNGDIEPCVFAHFAVDNAYETTLTQALQHDFMKAIRGEIPYDGNLLRPCMIIDHPEMLRRHVAEHQARPTHTGAETILERADIIDKLDTNAARWREITEEAVLKGDYMIMYPTRLKPRVPGSSIALPVTPDEIPEGEAARYAAGLEWAFYHPDSEREDHGVLEESTKLTTDSSDEELSESESLH
- a CDS encoding YchF/TatD family DNA exonuclease, translating into MRPTLIDTHCHLDDPRYDGVVEALLARARNAGVQRLVSIGIDLATSRQAVALAEEHPRLVSAAVGLMPHEARDYDVDYGDALEALAGRPGVVAWGEIGLDYHHERSPRDIQRRVFLDQLRRARRLGLPVVVHSREAADDTLEVLAEAADYPVLRDQPYGVLHCFSGAERHARRAFELGYHVGIAGPVTFTNARDFQRLVARLPLEQLVVETDAPYLSPHPFRGKCNEPARVALVLAKVAELHDVDYATAARTTTDNARRLFRLPSAAADPGDFCYRLGSRIYLNVTNRCNNDCSFCIRRRRLGLAGYQLWLNREPTTAELLDCAAAELKRAPADEIVFCGFGEPLLRLDTVLAVAGSLKQAGRRVRIDTNGTAQLELGLTAAELVRRLRPVVDRLGVSLNAPDAEEYVRLCRPVAGEAAFSAVKEFIGAAVAAGVPVTASAVAVSGLDVEAVAELASALGADFRRRSFHDEDQA